The sequence AGAACAGATACAGAGAAAGAGAAAGCATTGAAGAAGATTAAGGACGCAGAGTATCGGTTAGGTGCAGAAAACGCAATAGTTAATATAAAAGAAATCTTTAGTCGAGCTGATGATTATATAAAATCAGGTGATTATAAAAATGCTCGTAGTGAGTATGAAAAATTAAACCAACTTAAAGGAGTAGATTTTCTTGAATATCTTGCTCTATCCAATATAGCCGAAAGTTATGTGTTAGAAAAAGATTATAAGAAGGCTCTTAAAACATACGAAAAACTTTTAAAATTACCCGATTTAAAACAATTTCCGTATTACAAAATATACGGATTGTTTAGGCAGGCAGAAGTTTTTACTGAACAAAAAGATTACACCAACGCTCGCAAAGTGTATACCTTGATAACAAAAAGAAGAGAAGCCCTTGAACAGCATATCTTGATGGCAAACCTGTTTTCAGCTGATACATATACCAAGTCAAAACGTTACAGTACAGCAAAAAAAATTTACGAGAAAATGTTGTTGAAAGAGGAAACAAAAACGTTTCCAAATGAAAGTTATAGACGTGATATAGTTGATAAACTTGAAGCAATAAAAAATTTAAAAGATGGGCAAAATTTACAAAGTAGGCAAGAAAAACTTATTAAGCGTATAAATTCCCCTAAACAATCAATATATGTATCAACAAACAACGGAAGAGATACAAATTCTGGAGATAAAGATACGCCTTTCGCAACCATAACACGAGCACAAGAAGAGGTTCGTAAAATAAAAGCAACCAAAGGCCTACCTAAAAACGGAATAACTGTATATCTTAGAGCTGGAAAATATTTTCTTGATGAAGGGTTGATCTTTGAAGGTGAACAGGATTCAGGAACGGAGGTAGCACCTATTGTTTATAGAAGTTATCCAGGTGAAGAAGTTCGTATTATAGGTGGCAAACAATTAAAACAGTTTGAGGTTCTCAAAGATACCAACATATTAAAAAGGCTACCAGAGGAAACGCTTGGTAAAATCTGGGTATGCGACCTAAAAAAGGAAGGTATAACAGATTACGGTGTATTACAGAACAGAGGCGTTACAGGCATTGATTCTGATATAAGTACAACTGAACTATTTTTTAACACAAAACCAATGAATTTAGTACGTTGGCCTAAAGAAGGCTGGCTTAGAGTGTTTGACTTAACCACTCCCTATGGAGATGGTAAAATAAGCAGTTACAACATACAGAGAGGACGTTTTAAGTATTCTGATGATATACCTTTAAAGTGGAAGGAAGAAAAAAATATCTGGACAGTAGGATATTTTTTATATCAATGGGATAAGATACACACAGAAGTCCTCTCAATAGATACAGACAATAAAATTATACATTTATCTCCAGATATGAGAACCTCTGAAAAACGTAAAGCAGGTATGCCTGTCAGGGTAGACGCTCCGTACCATTTTTACAATATACTTTCAGAACTTTCTGTCCCGGGGGAATTTTATATTGATAGTGATACAGGAAAACTCTATTTCTACCCTCCTAAAAAGATTGATGGTGACGAAATATTCATTTCAACAATTAAGACCCCTATTATACAAATGAACAATGTTTCCAATATTCTTTTTTATCAGTTGACCATTGAAGGTACCCGACAGAACGGAATAAATATCGATAATAGTAACAACAACCTTGTTGCAGGTACAACGATACGGAATACTGGAGTGTTAGGCATAATGCTCGATGGTGGGTGGAACAACAGCGTAATAGGGTGCGATATATACGATACAGGAGAAGGTGGAATTCAAATAAAAAACAACGGAGATAGAGCTAAACTTATACCTTCAAGTAATCTTGTAGAAAACAATCATATCTATAGATTTAACAGATTTAGCCACGGTGGTAACAGGTTTGGAGTAACAATTGTTAATGGTTCTGGTAATAGAGTATCTCACAACATTCTTTCTGATACAACTTACAACTCTATGACTTTTGCTGGTAATGACAATATCATTGAGTATAACGAAATTTATGATGTAACAAATGAAGCCAGAGACGGTGGTGCAATATATACATACGGATTACCTTTCCGTTTTATGAGTAAAGGTAATATTATGAGATACAATTTTATACACCATATTACCCAACACTCTTCACCAATTAAGACACACCAGGTTACTGGAATCTATATAGATTCAATAAATAGCGGTATGACAGTAGAAGGCAACATTCTTTATCGCAACACAGAACGAGCTATGTATGTAAACGGACCAGATAATCGTATAGAGAACAATCTATTGATTGATAACAACATAGGTATAACTCTTAATGACCGATCTTGGATATTTGATCACACAAGGTTAAATACCTTGATACCAACAGCAGAAAACCATTTGAGAATGTTCAATTTCAAGCAACCTCCGTGGAGTGTTCGGTACCCTCAAATGACAATCTTTTTTGAAGATAAACTCCCTCTTGCAAGGAACGAAAAAAACTCTATTGAGAGAAACATCAACGTTGAAACCCCACCTCTCTCAACACACGCTTCTGTCAAAATGGACAAGAATATATTGAGAAACAACTGGGACGACGGCGACCCTCTCTTGTTTGACATAAACCAGTTAGATATGAGATTAAGGCCTGGTTCTCCTGCATACGGAAGTATTGGATGTATGCCTATATCTTTCAAAAAAATTGGGGTTTATGACAGCCCACTACGTGCCAGTTGGCCTGTTAACCGCTTGCCAGTGGGAAAATATTATAAAGAAGAATTTGCACTACAACCCTCTGTTGTGGCTTCATCGGCAGATAAGTTTCAGCCATTAAAAAAAATTAGCGAAACTTACCAATATAATGTTAAAAGAAGAACTACCCCTATCAACATAGACGGTAAATTAGAGAAGAATGAGTGGTTCGATCTTGACAAGACTAAAGCTTTAATTGTAAGAGAAAAACATACAACAGGGGAAACAAGGGAAGGGACAGAAAATTATGTATGGCTTTCTTATGACGATAAGTATCTTTACATAGGTATAGAAAATATGCCCGACCCAATAAAGCAAGGAGTACCTGCGACCATATCAGCTTCATCATCTCTTAATGAGTTTGCTATTGAAGGTCCTTTTACTCAAAATATTGTAGATTGGTGGTACGATGGGGCACCGACAGGACCAATATATATCTTTTCGGGATATCCTGATGGCAAATTTGTTGTAAACAAAACTCTAAATATCCCTGCCTCAATATCCAAACGTCTCCAGACAGAGATAGAATATAAGGCAAATGTAATAAACGCAGATTTACACCATTGGAGTTCAGAATGGAAGATACCTCTTGGAGCTCTTGAATTAAAGTTTGAAGACCTTGATTCAGTTAGATTTAACATAGGTGGTCCTAAAAGAGACGCTTGGTATGCTTGGGTAGCTACAGGAGCTCAAATTTGGCGAGTTGATAATGCTGGGATCTTGCAATTTATCAAATAACGCTGAATTTTTTGAAAGATTTACCTAAACACCTTCTCTTTTTGTGCTTTCTCCCCCATACAAAAAGGAAGAAAGGAGAGTATCAATGGAAAGAAACAATAACAACATTATATCTGAATGGAAAAAAAGGTCTATTGAATATTCTCACCTTATGTCCAACGTAAAGTGGACCCCTGTTGCAGACACATTCCCCAACCGTTCAGGAGGATATTTTAAGAAAGGTAATGAATATACAGGTACGCCTTATTCAAGTGTAAAATATGTTGGCAGGTATATTGGTTTTGAAATCTTTTTAAAAACTTTTTTAGCTGCAGTAGCAAACCCTCAAAGTATCTTATATACTGAAACGTTAGCAGAAAAAGTTAAAAATGCAGCAGGATATTATGGTACAGTCTGTTCTGCTTTTACAAGTTACGCTTACCAGTGTGCTTTCTGGTACGTTAGCCGTGTTCATAATCCGCCTTACAGAAATGGGGTTGTTCTGGTTGACCCGCAAGATTCGCAAGGAGTTGAAGCTGGCGATTATATTTTTACTCCTCCCTTAAAACCTAATGATGGGTCACACGTAGAGTTGATAACAGAGGTTGTAAAGCAAGACGATATAACCACTCACGTTAGGGTAGAAGATAGTTGGCCTCCTACAACAAGAAACCTATTGCGAACATCAGAAGAGTTTAATAAACATATTGGAGAAAAAGAGAGGAAGGTCTACAGAATTATTGATATTGATTTGTGGCGTGGGGAGAATAAAGCAGAAAATTTTTTATTCCCTAACTATGCTGAAGATTCAGTAACTCCAGATATCAACAGGACTCTATTGCTGGATTTAGGAGATTGGGTAACTTACCACAAAGGGCAGAATGTAAAAATTAATGTAATGGATAAAGATTCTCAAGGAGTTAAAACCCTTGTTATCAAACGCGGAAATAAACTTGTTTTGGAAATTCCTCTAACAGGCCCTTCTGTTATTGAACGAAGTTTTGCTGAATGTGCAGATTATACTGCTTATTGCATAATGAAAGATGGTTCAACAAGTACTGCTTGCGAATTTTCAGTAGGAGAACTTGATTTTTGCTTACCATCAGAAGAGATAAAAATCACTGAACCTTGGGATATTAAGTTTAGTTCGGACAATATAAAACCTATTTTAATCTATTTTACGAGCCTTAAAGACTCTTATGGGTGTTGCTATATTTGGATTACAGAAGAAGATTGCAGGAAAGGTCGGCTTACTGTTCCTGCTAATTTTATCAAAAGCGATGGGGAAGCAAATGTATGGTTCCTTGGTGAAAACAAGTATGGCCGATTAAAAAAACATCAGAGAGTAATGGCTGTAAAATAAAAACCTAACATATCACAAATGGAATCCTCTAAAAAAAGATATTTTAATTTAATCAAATGTAAAAGAACGTTGTTTGCGTTGCTGTTTACCACAATATTTTTTGTATCTTTTGCCAGGTCTTCAAATATTTTTGCCAATGAGCAAATCAGTGCAAAAGAAAAGAAGGTACAAAAATATAAGTTTGGATTGGTTGATGTAAAGGAAATTATACCAAATATTATTCTTGATATAAGATATGCAACTACCAACAACTTTACAAAGCAGGTGCTGTATCCTTCAGCAGAATGTTATCTACTGGAAGAGGTTGCTATTAAATTAAACAATGTGCAACAAGACTTAAAAAAACATGGATATCGCCTAAAAATATTTGATGGTTATCGCCCGCTTTCAGTTCAATGGAAGATGTGGAAAATTGTGCCTAACCCACGCTTTGTTGCGGACCCAAGAAAAGGGTCACATCATAATAGAGGGAGTGCTGTTGATGTGGGTTTGGTAGATATGACTGGAAAAGAAGTGGAGATGCCTACAGAATTTGATAACTTTACTCAACGAGCAAGCCCAAAATATATGAAATTAAAACCCGAAGTAATAAAACGTAGACGCATCTTAACAGATACAATGAAAAAACACGGATTTAGCCAAAGTACAACAGAATGGTGGCATTTTAACTACATACCATTGCTTAGAAAACCTCTGCTGGATGTATCGTTTGAAGAATTGTTAGATTAAAATATAAGCGAGAACAACTCCCAGTAGAAATGTTTGTTACTCTATAGACAAATCTTTTTCAAGTTTACGCAAAAAATCTCTTGCAAGAATAATATCTGCCACAGGGTCTTCCCCGACCTCTCTCTCTATGGTATAAAAACCTGTATACCCAACCTCTTTAAGGGCGTTAAGATATGCAGGAAAATCCACGTCTCCCTGCCCAAGAGGCACCTCTTTATACTTTCTTTTTCCGTTTTCATCTGGCAGTTTTATTCCATCTTTTGCGTGAGTATGAACAATATAGTCTGCAAGTGTAAAAACTCCCTTTACAGGGTCATCACCAACAACCATAACAAGATTGGCAGGGTCATAATTGGCTTTTAATCCAGGATTCCCAATTGAATCAAGAAGTTTTTTAAGTAGAATAGCTGTTTCAGGACCCGTTTCAGTTGCAAGAACAACCCCTTTGTTGTAGGCATACGTACCAACTTCAGGTAACGAGTCAGACATTATTTGCCATGCAGGAGCACTTGTATCTTCGGGAACTGTGCCTATATGGGTAGTAACTATGTTGACTCCTAAATCAACAGCAAGGTCTACCACCTCTTTTGTTCTTGAAACTCTCCAATCTATCGTTTTAGGGTCAGTAAAACCAGGGCTACCAAAATCCCCTACAAGCGCTGATATTGTTAAGCCAAGGCTTGCCACTAAATTTTTAAGGTCATCTCTACCTGTTTGAGACAAATTTTTTGGGTCAAGTTCTCCTTGTACCGCATAAGGTTGTATACCTTCTATTTTTAGTTCTGCTGCCTTTTTTATTCCACTTTTTATTGGTAACCTAAAACAATCTGGAATTACTCCTATCTTCATAACAAACCTCCATTTGTTATATCAAAGTTTGTCTTCTTTATCTTTATATATTTCAATTGCAACATCTGGACATATCAGAACACATCTTTTACAACCATTGCAGATGTTTTTCTTATCTATCTGAATATAATGGTACCCCATCTTATTAAATTCTGTTGATGGTAAAAATATATTTTTAGGGCAAACATTTATACATAAACCACAAGCTTTACATTTTTCTTTATCAACTTTTATTACAAACATCCATTGCTCCTATATCTCTTTCTTGTTTAAATGTTCCAGTTGAATTTTGATTTAAGATTACTAAAAAGAAGCTGTTCATCCATAATTGTGTTTGCAACTTTGGAAGATTTTTTTAATATTACAGTATCCTTATCTTGTAAAGCAAACTCTTTTTGACCATCTATAGCAAGAAGAGAGTTCTGTGCAATAGATATTGATAACACTTCTTTTTCATTGAGTATAACTGGACGCCACGATAAGGTGTGCGGACACAAAGGGATTATGATAAAACATTTTACTTCAGGGTCCACAATCGGTCCCATTGCAGAAAGAGCATGAGCGGTTGAACCGGTAGGAGTAGAAACAAGTATTCCATCTCCCCTTGTTTTAAAAATATGTTCTCTTTTTCCTTCTACGTTAATATCAATAATTCTTATACCAGTTTTGGATATAACTGCCTCATTTAAACACAAATCTTTTAGTACCACTTGATTATTCCTTACAACAGATACATCAAGCAACATTCGTTTAGTTATTATATAATCTCCACTCAAAATCTTTCTGAGTTTATTCTCTATATCAGAAGGGCTGTTGGTCAAGAACCCAACATTACCGTACTTTACACCATAAATGAACGTTTTATTCTGTAAAAGTTTTACACCTTTCAAAAAGGTGCCATCTCCCCCCATAGAAATAATTAAATCCACACCTTTTGCAGATGTTTGCACAACTTTTCCACAACTTTTCAACACCTTTTCAATAGGGGCTTTCTTCTTTTCAATGTCAGGTATTTTATTGTTAGCTAAAATAAAAACACTTTTAATCATTTATATATTCCTCTATCTTTTTTGCAAGTTTTTCAGGAGACAGCCCGTACTTATCAATAAGGGCATCTCTTTTTGCGTGCTCAATAAATGTATCAGGTAATCCAATTCTTAACAATCTGTTTTTAAGGTTTTTATTATTGATATATTCACATACCGCTGTACCAAAACCTCCAGAAATACTATTTTCTTCAATTGTTACAATATTGTTAAATTTTTCGAGTTTTTCTGTTACACTTTTTTCGAGAGGTTTTATAGAGTTAACTGGATAAAAAGAGAGATTAATACCTTTTTTCTCAAGAATGTGACAAGCAAGGAGAGCATTGTTAGCCATGCTACCACACCCTAAAATTAAAGTATTACCATCGTTATCCAATGGCGATATAGTTTCTGGCAAGAACCCCTTTGGAAATCTTATAAAGACAGGACCATTCTCTTCACAAGATTTTAGAATAATATTTTTTAGATGTGAAATACTCGTTGGTGCATAAATTTTTATGTTAGGGATTGTTCTTAAGAAAGCAATATCAAACACTCCGTGGTGTGTTGGTCCATCTTCACCTACCAGCCCTGCTCTATCTATCAGAAAAGTTACTGGGAGATTCTGTAGACTTATATCGTGTACAAGTTGGTCATACCCTCTCTGGAGAAAAGTTGAGTATATTGCAACCACAACTTTCATACCTGCTTTTGCAAGCCCAGCAGCAAAAACAATACAGTGGCTCTCAGCAATTCCTACATCATAAAATCTATCTGGAAAAGAAGTAGCAAAATCTTCTAACCCGAGCCCCTTCTCCATTGCGGCTGTTAAGACAACAAGTTTTTTGTTGTTAACAGCAATTTCTTCAAGAGTTTTACCAGCAGTTATTCCAGGTGAGGGAGTAAGAGTCTCTTCTTTTATAAACTGTCCAGTTGTTTTATTAAAAGGTCTTGCACTATGAAAATCTGTTGGATTTTCTTCAGCGGGTAGATATCCTTTACCTTTTTTTGTAACAACATGCAACAACACAGGTTCTTTGATGCCTTTTATGTTAGCTAAAATATCAATAAGTTGTCTCAAATCGTGTCCATCAATAGGTCCAAAATATTTTAACCCAAGTTTTTCGAAAAACACTCCAGGAACAAGAAGAGATTTTGTCTTTTTTTCTATTCTATTTACAAGTTTTACAATATCCTCACCAACCGAAGGTATCGCTTTCAACACTTCTGCAATCTCTTCTTTAGGTTTATTAACTATTGGAGAGGTTATTAATTTTGCAAGATAATAAGATAAAGCACCTTTTGTAGAGGAGATAGACATATTGTTATCATTAAGTATAACCAGAATATTTTTAGATAGAGTACCTAAAAAATTCAAACCTTCAAAGGTTACACCATTTGTTAAAGAACCATCACCTACTACAGCAATCACTTTACCATTATCGCCTTGTAACGATTGCCCTGCTTTCAATCCAGCAGCAGAAGACACGGCTGTTCCAGCGTGCCCTGTTTTGAAGATATCTGTTAGATGTTCCTCTGGGGCAGGAAACCCGCTTAGACCACCTTCTTTCCTTAAAGAACTGAACGATTCATATCTTCCAGTTAGCATTTTATGTGTATAGCATTGATGCCCAACATCCCATATAATCTTGTCTGGCGGTATATCAAAAAGGTTATGAAGACTTAAAGTCAACTCCACTACCCCAAGGTTAGAAGAAAGATGTCCACCATTTAAAGAGACAGTATGAATAATTTCTCTTCTTATTTCATCAGCAAGAATATTGAGACTCTCAATAGATAAATTTTTAATTAAAGAAGGGTTTTTAGAAACTTGTTTAATTAATTCCATTTTTTATTTTTTGTTTTACCTCCTCAATCTTATTTAGAAGAAATTCACTCTGCTCTAAATCATAAGCTTTAATAAGCCAGAGAAGGGACTTGTTATACTCTTTTAATTCAAAATATAAAAGTCCAAGATGTTCATATACTTCAGCATCATTTTCTAAAAGAACAGCCTGTTCAAGATACCCTTTTGCTCTTTTAAAATTTCCAAGTTTGTAATATGCCCAACCAAGACTATCAAGAAAAGCACCGTTATCTGGCTCAATACTACACGCTTTTTTTATCATAGACAGAGCCTCTTGTAGATTGATATCTTTTAGCAGATAACTATACCCAAGATAGTTGAGAGTAAGAGCATTATCAGGTTCTAACTCTAAAGCTTTTTTCATCTCTTCTTCCATTTTATCGTACATATCTAACTTATCATAAATAATACCAAGATAAAACCTTGCCGCTACATTATCTAACAAGGCTATACTTTGCCTAAAATACTCTTCTGCTTTTGGATAGTTTGTCTCTTCTAAAAAGATATTTCCCAACAGATTATAAAACTCAATATTTCTTATGCCGTTGTTCAACGCTTCTCTAAGCAGAGCCTTTGTTTCTTCCTTTTCTCCTGCCCTATAATAGAACGAAGCAAGAAATGAGTAAGAAACATTGTCTTGAGGATTTAAACTGGTTGCTTTACGGAAATATTTCATTGCCTCTTCTTGCCTATTTTGCTTGCTATACAATAAAGCAAGAGATAAGGTGCTTTTCCAAAAATTACCTACAAGTTGTACAGAAGATAGGAACGCCTCTTCTGCTTTATCATAGAGCCCCATCTTTTCAAGTATGGTCCCATAATTAAAGTACAACAAATAGTTGTTTGGAAACTCTTCTAATAAAAATTCGTATTGCACACGAGCATCATCAAGCCTATTTAAAGCGACCAGCAGATCGCATAAAACTACTCTCATAGCTTGATTATCTGGTTTAAATGTAAGACCTTTTTCTATATAAGTAGCAGCAAGTTTCTCGTTCTTTTCAAGCAGATACGCTACACCAAGACCAAACATAGCCTCATGGTTATTTGGGGCAATTCTTAACGCTCGAAAAAAAGAACGTTTAGCTTCAGCGACATTCTTATCTTTTACATACAAATTACCCAATTTGACATATATATAACTGGACTCTCCTTGATGTCTAAGGGCTTTTTTGTATGAATTGATAGCATCTTCTTTCTTATCGGCTTTTTCGTGTAAAATTCCTTCTGCGTAAATTGCCAACCCTGATCGTTGTTCTATGTGACCGCATCCTGTCATAAGAATGACAGACAATATAAACAACAATAAATATTTCATTTTGCTATTTTCTCTTTTTATGCCTTAAAGCTGCGAGACGTTTTTTCCTTTTATGGGTTTTTATTTTTCTTTTTTTCCTTTTTCTACCACAAGGCATCTTGTTCTCCTTTACTCCGAACTTTTTTGTATGAAGGGTTATTGTTGTATCCCCTTCCTTTCCTTTACGGAGTTAATATTTTTGAATCTTTTGTTTAGTTATATTTTAAAGTTATATCACTTTATTTAGAGGATATTCTACAATTCCCTGAGCTCCAAGTTTTTTAAGTTTAGGTATCAAGGTTTTTGCTTTCAGTTTATCTATAATAGTTTCTACTGCCAACCAATTTTCATCAGCAAGAGAAGATATAGTAGGGTTTTTCATCGCTGGAAGAATTTTTAAGATTGAATCAAGGTCTTCTTTACGAATATTCATTTTCAACCCTGCTTTACCTTCTGCTTCAAGAGCACCTTGCAATAA comes from bacterium and encodes:
- a CDS encoding right-handed parallel beta-helix repeat-containing protein → MARQIKKVYIFLFLAALLSNTLLFSWSFPPPVRFPQNWKPNPGATTGKIEYKIIDDPKEAYKGDKYVYLKGHLAIDNVIDVYAGDKINISFYAKSDTGQPDVSTSLYAYQKNEYGGITYISTINVTSKKIGQEWTEVKGTIIIPETFREKRVNSVKVALISKTGVYFDYPQVEHIKTLQLLNFDDAYNQSAQNIIKGDFEAAVNLLNQALKLARTDTEKEKALKKIKDAEYRLGAENAIVNIKEIFSRADDYIKSGDYKNARSEYEKLNQLKGVDFLEYLALSNIAESYVLEKDYKKALKTYEKLLKLPDLKQFPYYKIYGLFRQAEVFTEQKDYTNARKVYTLITKRREALEQHILMANLFSADTYTKSKRYSTAKKIYEKMLLKEETKTFPNESYRRDIVDKLEAIKNLKDGQNLQSRQEKLIKRINSPKQSIYVSTNNGRDTNSGDKDTPFATITRAQEEVRKIKATKGLPKNGITVYLRAGKYFLDEGLIFEGEQDSGTEVAPIVYRSYPGEEVRIIGGKQLKQFEVLKDTNILKRLPEETLGKIWVCDLKKEGITDYGVLQNRGVTGIDSDISTTELFFNTKPMNLVRWPKEGWLRVFDLTTPYGDGKISSYNIQRGRFKYSDDIPLKWKEEKNIWTVGYFLYQWDKIHTEVLSIDTDNKIIHLSPDMRTSEKRKAGMPVRVDAPYHFYNILSELSVPGEFYIDSDTGKLYFYPPKKIDGDEIFISTIKTPIIQMNNVSNILFYQLTIEGTRQNGINIDNSNNNLVAGTTIRNTGVLGIMLDGGWNNSVIGCDIYDTGEGGIQIKNNGDRAKLIPSSNLVENNHIYRFNRFSHGGNRFGVTIVNGSGNRVSHNILSDTTYNSMTFAGNDNIIEYNEIYDVTNEARDGGAIYTYGLPFRFMSKGNIMRYNFIHHITQHSSPIKTHQVTGIYIDSINSGMTVEGNILYRNTERAMYVNGPDNRIENNLLIDNNIGITLNDRSWIFDHTRLNTLIPTAENHLRMFNFKQPPWSVRYPQMTIFFEDKLPLARNEKNSIERNINVETPPLSTHASVKMDKNILRNNWDDGDPLLFDINQLDMRLRPGSPAYGSIGCMPISFKKIGVYDSPLRASWPVNRLPVGKYYKEEFALQPSVVASSADKFQPLKKISETYQYNVKRRTTPINIDGKLEKNEWFDLDKTKALIVREKHTTGETREGTENYVWLSYDDKYLYIGIENMPDPIKQGVPATISASSSLNEFAIEGPFTQNIVDWWYDGAPTGPIYIFSGYPDGKFVVNKTLNIPASISKRLQTEIEYKANVINADLHHWSSEWKIPLGALELKFEDLDSVRFNIGGPKRDAWYAWVATGAQIWRVDNAGILQFIK
- a CDS encoding M15 family metallopeptidase encodes the protein MESSKKRYFNLIKCKRTLFALLFTTIFFVSFARSSNIFANEQISAKEKKVQKYKFGLVDVKEIIPNIILDIRYATTNNFTKQVLYPSAECYLLEEVAIKLNNVQQDLKKHGYRLKIFDGYRPLSVQWKMWKIVPNPRFVADPRKGSHHNRGSAVDVGLVDMTGKEVEMPTEFDNFTQRASPKYMKLKPEVIKRRRILTDTMKKHGFSQSTTEWWHFNYIPLLRKPLLDVSFEELLD
- a CDS encoding sugar phosphate isomerase/epimerase; its protein translation is MKIGVIPDCFRLPIKSGIKKAAELKIEGIQPYAVQGELDPKNLSQTGRDDLKNLVASLGLTISALVGDFGSPGFTDPKTIDWRVSRTKEVVDLAVDLGVNIVTTHIGTVPEDTSAPAWQIMSDSLPEVGTYAYNKGVVLATETGPETAILLKKLLDSIGNPGLKANYDPANLVMVVGDDPVKGVFTLADYIVHTHAKDGIKLPDENGKRKYKEVPLGQGDVDFPAYLNALKEVGYTGFYTIEREVGEDPVADIILARDFLRKLEKDLSIE
- a CDS encoding 4Fe-4S dicluster domain-containing protein, which encodes MFVIKVDKEKCKACGLCINVCPKNIFLPSTEFNKMGYHYIQIDKKNICNGCKRCVLICPDVAIEIYKDKEDKL
- a CDS encoding NAD(+)/NADH kinase, giving the protein MIKSVFILANNKIPDIEKKKAPIEKVLKSCGKVVQTSAKGVDLIISMGGDGTFLKGVKLLQNKTFIYGVKYGNVGFLTNSPSDIENKLRKILSGDYIITKRMLLDVSVVRNNQVVLKDLCLNEAVISKTGIRIIDINVEGKREHIFKTRGDGILVSTPTGSTAHALSAMGPIVDPEVKCFIIIPLCPHTLSWRPVILNEKEVLSISIAQNSLLAIDGQKEFALQDKDTVILKKSSKVANTIMDEQLLFSNLKSKFNWNI
- the dxs gene encoding 1-deoxy-D-xylulose-5-phosphate synthase; this encodes MELIKQVSKNPSLIKNLSIESLNILADEIRREIIHTVSLNGGHLSSNLGVVELTLSLHNLFDIPPDKIIWDVGHQCYTHKMLTGRYESFSSLRKEGGLSGFPAPEEHLTDIFKTGHAGTAVSSAAGLKAGQSLQGDNGKVIAVVGDGSLTNGVTFEGLNFLGTLSKNILVILNDNNMSISSTKGALSYYLAKLITSPIVNKPKEEIAEVLKAIPSVGEDIVKLVNRIEKKTKSLLVPGVFFEKLGLKYFGPIDGHDLRQLIDILANIKGIKEPVLLHVVTKKGKGYLPAEENPTDFHSARPFNKTTGQFIKEETLTPSPGITAGKTLEEIAVNNKKLVVLTAAMEKGLGLEDFATSFPDRFYDVGIAESHCIVFAAGLAKAGMKVVVAIYSTFLQRGYDQLVHDISLQNLPVTFLIDRAGLVGEDGPTHHGVFDIAFLRTIPNIKIYAPTSISHLKNIILKSCEENGPVFIRFPKGFLPETISPLDNDGNTLILGCGSMANNALLACHILEKKGINLSFYPVNSIKPLEKSVTEKLEKFNNIVTIEENSISGGFGTAVCEYINNKNLKNRLLRIGLPDTFIEHAKRDALIDKYGLSPEKLAKKIEEYIND
- a CDS encoding tetratricopeptide repeat protein; amino-acid sequence: MKYLLLFILSVILMTGCGHIEQRSGLAIYAEGILHEKADKKEDAINSYKKALRHQGESSYIYVKLGNLYVKDKNVAEAKRSFFRALRIAPNNHEAMFGLGVAYLLEKNEKLAATYIEKGLTFKPDNQAMRVVLCDLLVALNRLDDARVQYEFLLEEFPNNYLLYFNYGTILEKMGLYDKAEEAFLSSVQLVGNFWKSTLSLALLYSKQNRQEEAMKYFRKATSLNPQDNVSYSFLASFYYRAGEKEETKALLREALNNGIRNIEFYNLLGNIFLEETNYPKAEEYFRQSIALLDNVAARFYLGIIYDKLDMYDKMEEEMKKALELEPDNALTLNYLGYSYLLKDINLQEALSMIKKACSIEPDNGAFLDSLGWAYYKLGNFKRAKGYLEQAVLLENDAEVYEHLGLLYFELKEYNKSLLWLIKAYDLEQSEFLLNKIEEVKQKIKNGIN